One Opitutaceae bacterium DNA segment encodes these proteins:
- a CDS encoding right-handed parallel beta-helix repeat-containing protein produces MVPKGVACLLVFLACHLTLRAWVTPFSDQIQIPGDPIVYEFEPLHDHVTYIKRTNRNLVGTNDEDRVLFEAALRGEIRITARGFAPGTYRLEFGHAEMRAHSRFNRFMDIRVNGTTVIPAYNAFEKMGMFTAGIVTAEVTTTDGAFTIEYRKSNPQNEEPRFCFVRFVAPDGDEVSLFSALRLEPPDYAYAEYAGQMPSVVDNSHEAPPFAPSYKIRAGETERLTPADIVGPDGIVYPNWTRVGIEGGIPEVGVVVRLRDFGALPDSGVDASEALTAAAAAAGEAGGGAVLLESGTYLLDRPVFVRHDGVVIRGAGRDRTKILFRYAPPERGVDVFTLADPGGVMGPSSQLFAAGHEEELRRVALEVDGELLSELTDLPVGTYQFMTYAPGWRILDRFGAGTHTVTAIAEYYSGEVSREEREMTFVEGARHENQLAFPGQLAAINFVGGGPLGSMIPLTADATRGSTSLDLAAGHGLRAGDRITVHAPATERWKTLVRCAAPWGDYRRAITRVTAVDGNRITVEDPLRIEFPIIDGSYVQAVDFQDRCGVEDLAIEQTQRLWTNGVFFVWAWESWVQRVDVTLAGRHPVYLNFGKRCEIRDCEFDRTWYDLGGGTSYIGFERDYECLMENVTTRQMRHGPLVQWASSGNVFRNCHFIGSDAQYHAGWTHENLFENCVVDSSYENGSYGYGIYSSSPEAGFHGPTGPRNVVYNCDITGPSVGFWMGGMNENFIVAYNRFIVGKGPAIAMKHASFDHIIRGNVFVVHEPWPAVFYLGTRDCLGVELIDNTVIGPVSVLVTGQARPLVERGTVVRRHGNIERPQPAVPSIYAWQQMHGMTQLAWRIGKENQP; encoded by the coding sequence ATGGTTCCAAAGGGCGTCGCGTGTCTACTCGTTTTCCTTGCCTGCCATCTGACGCTGCGGGCCTGGGTCACGCCGTTTTCCGACCAGATCCAAATCCCCGGCGATCCGATCGTCTATGAGTTCGAGCCGCTGCATGACCATGTCACCTATATCAAGCGGACGAATCGGAACCTCGTTGGGACAAACGACGAGGATCGCGTCCTCTTCGAGGCGGCCTTGCGCGGTGAGATCCGGATAACGGCCCGGGGGTTCGCTCCGGGCACCTATCGGCTCGAATTCGGGCATGCCGAGATGCGGGCGCACAGCCGTTTCAACCGGTTCATGGACATCCGGGTCAATGGCACAACGGTCATTCCGGCCTACAACGCGTTTGAGAAGATGGGGATGTTCACGGCCGGTATCGTGACGGCCGAGGTCACGACGACCGACGGGGCTTTCACGATCGAATACCGGAAGTCCAACCCTCAGAACGAAGAGCCTCGCTTCTGCTTTGTCCGGTTCGTCGCGCCCGATGGCGATGAGGTCTCCCTCTTCTCGGCCCTTCGGCTGGAACCGCCTGATTATGCCTACGCGGAGTATGCCGGGCAGATGCCATCAGTGGTGGATAATTCTCATGAAGCACCTCCCTTCGCTCCGTCCTACAAGATCCGGGCCGGGGAGACCGAGCGACTGACGCCGGCCGACATCGTCGGACCGGATGGGATTGTCTATCCGAACTGGACCCGGGTCGGCATCGAGGGCGGTATCCCCGAGGTCGGGGTGGTCGTCCGTTTGCGGGATTTCGGGGCGCTTCCGGATAGTGGAGTCGATGCGTCGGAGGCCTTGACCGCGGCGGCTGCGGCGGCGGGTGAAGCGGGCGGGGGCGCGGTGCTGCTTGAGAGCGGAACCTACCTGCTGGACCGGCCGGTCTTCGTGCGGCACGACGGCGTCGTCATCCGCGGGGCCGGGCGCGACCGGACGAAGATCCTCTTCCGCTACGCGCCCCCCGAGCGCGGCGTGGATGTCTTCACCCTGGCCGACCCCGGTGGCGTGATGGGTCCCTCGAGCCAGCTCTTCGCAGCGGGGCATGAAGAAGAGCTGCGGCGGGTCGCTCTCGAGGTGGACGGCGAACTCCTCTCCGAGTTGACGGACCTGCCGGTCGGCACCTACCAGTTCATGACCTATGCGCCGGGATGGCGGATTCTCGACCGGTTTGGAGCGGGAACCCACACCGTGACCGCGATCGCGGAATACTACAGCGGCGAAGTGTCACGCGAGGAACGGGAAATGACCTTCGTCGAAGGAGCGCGTCACGAGAACCAGCTCGCCTTTCCCGGTCAGCTGGCCGCGATCAATTTCGTGGGCGGCGGGCCGCTGGGCTCGATGATTCCGCTGACCGCCGATGCGACCCGGGGTTCGACGAGTCTTGATCTGGCTGCCGGACACGGATTGAGGGCCGGTGACCGGATCACGGTGCATGCGCCGGCGACGGAGCGCTGGAAGACCCTCGTGCGCTGCGCGGCGCCCTGGGGTGACTACCGGCGGGCGATCACCCGTGTGACGGCGGTCGACGGAAACCGTATCACAGTGGAGGACCCGCTGCGGATCGAGTTTCCCATCATTGACGGTTCCTATGTCCAGGCTGTCGATTTCCAGGACCGGTGCGGGGTTGAGGACCTGGCGATCGAGCAGACCCAACGTCTGTGGACCAACGGCGTCTTCTTTGTCTGGGCCTGGGAATCCTGGGTCCAGCGCGTCGATGTGACCCTGGCGGGGCGCCATCCCGTCTACCTCAATTTCGGGAAGCGCTGTGAGATCCGGGACTGCGAATTCGACCGGACCTGGTACGACCTCGGGGGCGGCACCTCCTATATTGGATTCGAGCGCGACTACGAATGCCTGATGGAGAACGTGACCACCCGGCAGATGCGGCACGGGCCCCTCGTGCAATGGGCCTCATCCGGCAATGTCTTCCGCAATTGTCACTTCATCGGGAGTGACGCCCAGTATCATGCGGGCTGGACCCATGAGAATCTCTTTGAGAACTGCGTGGTCGACAGCAGCTATGAGAACGGCAGCTACGGCTACGGGATCTATTCGTCGAGTCCGGAGGCGGGCTTCCATGGGCCGACCGGTCCGCGCAACGTCGTCTACAACTGCGATATCACCGGCCCCTCGGTCGGATTCTGGATGGGCGGGATGAACGAGAATTTCATCGTGGCCTACAACCGGTTCATCGTGGGCAAGGGGCCGGCCATCGCGATGAAGCACGCCAGCTTTGACCACATCATCCGCGGCAACGTCTTTGTCGTTCACGAACCCTGGCCGGCCGTTTTTTACCTCGGGACCCGGGATTGCCTGGGGGTCGAGCTGATCGACAACACGGTGATCGGGCCGGTCTCCGTCCTTGTCACGGGTCAGGCCAGGCCGCTGGTCGAGCGGGGAACGGTCGTCCGGCGGCACGGGAACATCGAGCGTCCGCAGCCCGCGGTGCCGTCCATCTATGCCTGGCAGCAGATGCACGGCATGACGCAGCTGGCCTGGCGAATCGGGAAGGAAAACCAACCGTAG